Proteins from a genomic interval of Plasmodium reichenowi strain SY57 chromosome 11, whole genome shotgun sequence:
- a CDS encoding hypothetical protein (conserved Plasmodium protein, unknown function), with translation NYEGEILKLETMLKEKEHEYMDLRINFQELLEEKCKLENDMDNYEKAIYEINENLISLKEAHKEELKEVHEENTNLYSTIDKFKEEVEYMKENYKQLEKMNQDKINTIENLEKEMMDMKEEKKMVGEKMDLVQSQQRMIQMEIKNLNKEKEQLKEKEETLKNEKEKIKQCKEVLKIEEKQIDTNKQVLNKEKEQIEKNKEELKLMQQNLNKEKEQIEKNKEELDKEKQIYENDKKNIMLKNEDLKKLLDEYKEEIMNKEGHIKQIEEKILLLENEKKNFQNKIDILDNKMQEFKNEITNEKKMNYQLKDDIDNKQNEVIKRDSIIEILYNKLKEKENDITLFQNENLSLRNCQKELNKILDNKKNEMINIEKDLYEKLAKLLIKKKIRQRDDLHFDGHPQSSILKILWFGYVDICKCILKNRDGYLYKGNKNHRFICAYDTDLFLDINVENTKKGLLSFKNETRGIFQLNDEEAKKLVYVGPFNKFKGFNFCISSNKNNLEIVKGNKCTYIFEEMYVTKKGTKLVLIKEKESGKYFSGLNKNLYLEKKKRGVDKLDYNNVVNKLINYIANEKEENCNMIIKTSDQKLKIENEKNTCLVQKKKNSDKSYNNEEKTNLVTKRSKTPIRKENSLHSKYDKTKTTKITNQLKKYDSKEKQNKEKSTSEKQTGKKLASEKNNEEKLTNGKINEDKLNNEKNNEDKLNNEKNNEDKLSNNRELSDENLHKYKIAKEMLLLSDSNSSSTCDDENIYHLKTKYNHTEQNEFIHNNVINKSIATNYIENINTSLFKYSKCSEDYNNTNIVLTTNKEEAILFEIFNYEQIVEHDAIKLASECVFNFLLNYNKSNLHDLSNISIEGNSNIFSGIDDDWCILPAYL, from the exons aatTATGAAGGGGAAATATTAAAACTAGAAACTATGCTTAAGGAAAAAGAACATGAATACATGGACTTACGT ATTAATTTTCAAGAATTGTTGGAAGAAAAATGTAAACTGGAAAATGATATGGACAATTATGAAAAGGCtatatatgaaattaaCGAAAATTTAATATCTTTAAAGGAGGCACATAAG GAAGAGCTAAAAGAAGTACATGAAGAAAATacaaatttatattcaaCCATAGACAAATTTAAg GAAGAAGTGGAATACATGAAAGAGAACTACAAACAGTTGGAAAAAATGAACcaa GATAAAATTAATACGATTGAAAATCTTGAAAAGGAAATGATGGACATGAAg gaagaaaaaaaaatggtaGGAGAAAAAATGGACCTTGTTCAAAGTCAACAAAGAATGATACAAatggaaataaaaaatttaaacaaagaaaaagaacaacttaaagaaaaagaagaaacattaaaaaacgaaaaagaaaagattAAACAATGTAAAGAAGTTTTAAAAATAgaagaaaaacaaatagACACAAATAAACAAGTATTAaacaaagaaaaagaacaaatagaaaaaaataaagaagaacTCAAATTAATGCaacaaaatttaaataaagaaaaagaacaaatagaaaaaaataaagaagaactagataaagaaaaacaaatatatgaaaatgataagaaaaatattatgttaaaaaatgaagattTGAAAAAACTACTAGATGaatataaagaagaaattatg aatAAGGAAGGACATATTAAACAGattgaagaaaaaattcttttgctagaaaatgaaaaaaaaaattttcag AATAAGATTGATATattagataataaaatgcAAGAATTCAAA AATGAAATAActaatgaaaaaaaaatgaattatcAATTAAAG GATGATATAGACAATAAACAAAACGAAGTGATAAAAAGAGATTCCATTATAGAg ATTCTATACAATAAACtgaaagaaaaagaaaacgATATTACCTTATTCCag aatGAGAATTTATCTTTACGAAATTGTCAAAAggaattaaataaaatattggataacaaaaaaaatgaaatgatTAACATTGAAAAGGACTTATACGAA AAGCTAGCTAAATTgttaattaaaaagaaaatcaGACAAAGAGACGATTTACATTTTGACGGTCATCCTCAATCTTCTATCTTAAAAATt TTATGGTTTGGATATGTAGACATATGCAAATGCATATTAAAGAACAGGGACGGATATTTATATAAGGGAAATAAGAACCATCGATTTATTTGTGCCTACGATACAGATCTA TTTTTGGATATTAATGTAGAAAATACCAAAAAAGg GCTCTTGTCATTCAAAAATGAGACGAGGGGTATTTTTCAATTAAATGACGAAGAAGCAAAAAAACTTGTTTATGTTGGTCCATTCAACAAATTTAAAGgatttaatttttgtatttcTAGCAACAAGAATAATTTAGAAATAGTAAAAGGAAACAAATGCACCTATATATTTGAAGAAATGTATGTAACAAAGAAAGGAACCAAATTAgttttaataaaagaaaaagaaagtGGAAAATATTTCAGCGGATTGAATAAGAACTTATATttagaaaagaaaaaaagaggAGTTGATAAATTAGATTACAATAATGTTGTCAAcaaattaattaattatattgCAAATGAAAAGGAAGAAAATTGTAATATGATCATAAAAACCTCCGatcaaaaattaaaaattgaaaatgaaaaaaataccTGTCTTGttcagaaaaaaaaaaattcagATAAATCTTAcaataatgaagaaaaaacCAACTTAGTAACAAAGAGAAGTAAGACACCCATCAGAAAAGAAAATTCATTACATTCGAAATATGATAAAACAAAAACTACCAAAATAACAAATCAACTAAAGAAATATGATAGCAAAGAAAAGcaaaataaagaaaaatcaACTAGCGAAAAACAAACTGGAAAAAAATTAGCTAGcgaaaaaaataatgaagagAAATTAACTAACGGAAAAATCAACGaagataaattaaataacgaaaaaaacaacgaagataaattaaataacGAAAAAAACAACGAAGATAAATTAAGTAATAACAGAGAATTAAGTGATGAAAATTTACACAAGTATAAAATAGCAAAAGAAATGTTGTTACTTTCTGATAGTAATAGTTCAAGTACATgtgatgatgaaaatatttatcatttaaaaactaaatataatcatacagaacaaaatgaatttatacataataatgtaataaataaatcaatagcaacaaattatatagaaaatataaatacctctttatttaaatattctaAGTGTTCTGAAGATTAcaataatacaaatattgTACTTACAACAAATAAGGAAGAAGcaattttatttgaaatttttaattatgaACAAATAGTAGAACATGACGCAATCAAATTGGCATCTGAATGTGTTTTCAATTTTCTTCTTAATTACAATAAAAGTAATTTGCATGATTTATCTAATATTAGTATTGAGGGtaattcaaatatattttcagGAATTGATGATGACTGGTGTATATTACCAGCTTATTTATAA
- a CDS encoding RNA-binding protein, putative, translating to MVDSGCSILIRNLNYDTSPDKVRKIFENVGKVKDVYLPLDHYTRKPRGFGFVEYFESKYAKEAINILNHSRIDGNEIRIIIAQNRRKSPDTMKFYHNEYLYNYRQKDNRKYNNCKNNKRKYSKYYRADELDRSRYKRRSTSSSLHKYKKRKKKKNYSKYSTSTGSHSFTPLSTYSSTTSSIYKRSDDSEYYTKRRRKKKQKKTIKEKRIKKKRSITYTNSYSSHREDKKEQHENKQENYNKHVNTNKHRDQNYEKDDIIDKQNISHKQVKNKDHEDNKKKREKPYNSPDIHSDNSTSQRSSNKYINNKLESMENKTKRSKNFKNNNKKDNRNSNNSNNSNKCHSYSNNSNKCNSNSYSNNNNNNDESNRKSLSCDTCSVQNVSIRKNEENTKYTHSHDIMTPKSKCTDNQKEEVEKKCRDIYKDVENTHEGLINSNMYNNLNKNIYSKNMFEDQTCKANFDDIITDTKEKITEYNHKHNINYNNKLTDDEHIKEKKNALIEKSVQSYDNDEISNESQKNAENVFFVKAQNVKNNKKKNNLENLIEDKKSDYIYNELIDIDSKKENYNSPSLTSSYTSKSISLSKSSSHSISNNRNEKNKIHRDYVHSYHMKKQKKRIKENSTRSKSHSENVYYSSDDSQSEKRNISVDVFRSNPKENKEKNKTFKYKDKNKTNIISSSYRRSKSSSMKDSRIFKSYIHDTNDNAGFKEFKKKVGRDKTKEKNIKDKRNDKDKNSSYGSPYYSPRDMLSHNSFEKNNLIQKKNEDNISQGKSPYQSSKASYYINKERSIYKHSNEKYSKRQKNKSRRTPSKYSNTSSYDNKKINKHNYNKKKKKKKYYYSRNNELSRNSYTSSTYSKKRRVSTDTSTNTKDSYSSSSYTNKKKNKNKYYSKQYYGQHKYKGYRKEAKHSNSRYE from the coding sequence ATGGTTGATAGTGGGTGTAGCATACTAATTCGTAATTTAAATTACGATACTAGCCCAGATAAAGTAAGAAAGATATTTGAAAATGTTGGGAAAGTTAAAGATGTATATTTACCTTTAGACCATTATACAAGGAAACCACGTGGGTTTGGTTTTGTAGAATATTTCGAATCTAAGTATGCAAAAGAGgctataaatattttaaatcaCTCAAGAATTGATGGTAATgaaataagaataattattGCTCAGAATAGGCGGAAATCACCTGATACGATGaaattttatcataatgaatatctttataattatagacaaaaagataataggaaatataataattgtaaaaataacaaaagGAAATACAGTAAATACTATAGAGCTGATGAACTAGATAGAAGTAgatataaaagaagaagtACAAGCTCTTctttacataaatataaaaaaagaaaaaaaaaaaaaaattatagtAAATATTCAACAAGTACCGGTAGCCATAGTTTCACGCCCTTGTCTACCTATTCTTCTACTACATcatctatatataaaagaagtGATGATAGTGAATACTATAcaaaaagaagaagaaaaaaaaaacaaaaaaaaacgattaaagaaaaaaggataaaaaagaaaaggtCTATTACTTATACTAATAGTTACAGTAGTCATAGGgaagataaaaaagaacaacatgaaaataaacaagaaaattataataaacatGTAAATACTAATAAACATAGAGATCAAAATTATGAGAAAGATGATATTATTGATAAACAGAATATTTCCCATAAACAggtaaaaaataaagaccatgaagataataaaaaaaaaagagaaaaacCTTATAATTCTCCTGACATACATTCAGATAATAGCACATCACAAAGGAGTtctaataaatatattaataataaattagaGAGCATGGAAAATAAAACTAAAAGAAgcaaaaattttaaaaataataataaaaaggataatagaaatagtaataatagtaataatagtaataaatGTCATAGttatagtaataatagtaataaatgtaatagtaatagttatagtaataataataataataatgatgaatCAAACAGAAAATCCTTAAGCTGTGATACGTGTTCAGTCCAAAACGTATCTATTCgtaaaaatgaagaaaatacaaaatatacacaCTCGCATGATATCATGACACCCAAGTCGAAATGTACAGATAATCAAAAAGAAGAGGTAGAGAAAAAATGTCgagatatatataaagatgTAGAAAATACACATGAAGGACTTATTAATTCAAAcatgtataataatttaaacaaaaatatatatagcaAAAATATGTTTGAAGATCAAACATGTAAGGCAAATTTTGATGATATTATAACGGATACAAAAGAAAAGATAACTGAATATAATcataaacataatataaattataataataaattaacagacgatgaacatataaaggaaaagaaaaatgcACTTATCGAAAAGTCTGTTCAATCGtatgataatgatgaaataTCTAATGAGTCTCAAAAGAATGCagaaaatgttttttttgtaaaagcacaaaatgtaaaaaataataaaaaaaaaaataatttagaAAATTTAATAGAGGACAAAAAAAGtgattatatttataatgagcttatagatatagatagtaaaaaagaaaattacAACTCTCCATCTCTCACATCTTCATACACGTCTAAATCTATATCATTATCCAAGTCATCATCTCATTCCATTTCTAATAATAGGAATgagaaaaacaaaattcATAGAGATTATGTACATTCTTATCATATGAAAAAACAGAAAAAGAgaattaaagaaaattcAACGAGAAGCAAATCACACTCTGaaaatgtttattataGTAGTGATGATTCTCAAAGCGAAAAGAGAAATATAAGTGTTGACGTTTTTAGAAGTAATCCaaaggaaaataaagaaaagaacaaaacatttaaatataaagataaaaataaaacaaatattatttcttcttcttaTAGAAGAAGTAAAAGTAGTAGTATGAAAGATTCAAgaatttttaaaagttACATACATGATACAAATGACAATGCAGGTTTCAaagaatttaaaaagaaagtaGGTAGAGataaaacaaaagaaaaaaatataaaagataaaagAAATGACAAAGACAAAAATAGTTCCTATGGTAGTCCTTATTATAGTCCTAGAGATATGTTATCACATAATTCCTTtgagaaaaataatttaattcaaaaaaaaaatgaagataatatatcaCAAGGAAAAAGTCCCTATCAAAGTTCAAAAGCAAGctattatataaataaagaaagaagcatatataaacattCAAATGAAAAGTATTCAAAAagacaaaaaaataaaagcAGAAGGACCCCGTCAAAATATTCTAACACATCTTcttatgataataaaaaaataaacaaacacaactataacaaaaaaaaaaaaaaaaaaaaatattattattctaGAAATAACGAATTATCAAGAAATTCTTATACAAGTTCGACATATagtaaaaaaagaagagTTTCGACCGATACATCAACTAACACTAAAGATAGTTATTCTAGTTCTtcatatacaaataaaaaaaaaaataaaaacaaatattatagtaaacaatattatggtcaacataaatataaaggaTATAGAAAAGAAGCCAAGCATTCAAATTCTAGGTATGAATAG
- a CDS encoding small nuclear ribonucleoprotein F, putative, with the protein MSVGIAPLNPKPFLNSLAGNRVIIKLKWGMEYKGILKSFDGYMNIRLTNAEEWIHGEFKGTLGEIFLRCNNILYIREDNEKTKTDL; encoded by the exons ATGTCAGTG gGTATTGCTCCTCTTAACCCTAAGCCATTTTTAAACAGTTTGGCTGGTAATCGagtaattataaaattaaaatggGGAATGGAATATAAAG gtATATTGAAATCCTTTGACGGCTACATGAACATAAGACTAACAAACGCAGAAGAATGGATACATGGAGAATTCAAAGGAACACTTGGggaaatatttttaag ATGCAATAatatcttatatataagggaagataatgaaaaaacaaaaacgGACCTTTGA
- a CDS encoding protein phosphatase, putative, whose protein sequence is MWNKLNDAENTDVDNHGEPRNGFFQRLKKYKTFFYLFFGFLIALLIIYALYEYYFKENGDFKLNCNDLNARCLNYKFPSFKPERLHIVDVNTENNNYILRSSIPLFNGVYSEEKLLSYIKKLFEENNLSYSDNLTLHIISFLRNDLKEGCSYTAEHCFNKKNNIFNHIIVGHEENPYDINEDEIDDKLKSMNWNTDNLINQIKDLKEKFNTMKNTIFFIHCRRGRDRTGEFVSAYKMIEQNKDFNSIVEENEEIGKVKPQYLNMQKWLCLYLERIMKNPNVKCFNFL, encoded by the exons atgtggaataaattaaatgatgCAGAAAACACAGACGTTGATAATCATGGTG AGCCAAGGAATGGTTTTTTTCAACGTctcaaaaaatataagacctttttttatttgttttttgGGTTTTTAATAGCTTTGCTAATTATATATGCCCTTTATGAATACTACTTTAAAGAAA atggtgattttaaattaaattgTAATGATTTAAATGCAAGATGTCTAAACTATAAATTCCCAAGTTTTAAAC cTGAAAGGTTACATATTGTCGATGTGAATacagaaaataataattatatattaagaagTAGTATTCCATTATTTAATG GAGTATATTCGGaggaaaaattattaagctatataaaaaaattattcgaagaaaataatttatccTACAGTGACAATTTAACATTACACATAATATCATTCTTGAGAAACGACTTAAAG gAGGGTTGTTCTTATACAGCTGAACATTGCTTTaacaagaaaaataatatattcaatcATATTATAGTAGGACATGAAGAAAATCCTTATGATATAAACGAGGAT GAAATTGACGATAAACTAAAGAGCATGAACTGGAACACggataatttaataaatcaaattaaagatttaaaagaaaaatttaataCCATGAAAAATaccatattttttattcattgTAGAAGAGGAAGAGATAGAACGGGGGAATTTGTAAGTGCTTATAAAATGATagaacaaaataaagatTTTAATTCGATAGttgaagaaaatgaagaaattGGAAAAGTAAAACCACAATATCTAAACATGCAGAAATGgttatgtttatatttagagagaataatgaaaaatcCTAATGTTaaatgttttaattttttatga
- a CDS encoding dUTP pyrophosphatase translates to MHLKIVCLSDEVREMYKNHKTHHEGDSGLDLFIVKDEVLKPKSTTFVKLGIKAIALQYKSNYYYKCEKSENKKKDDDKSNIVNTSFLLFPRSSISKTPLRLANSIGLIDAGYRGEIIAALDNTSDQEYHIKKNDKLVQLVSFTGEPLSFELVEELDETSRGEGGFGSTSNNKY, encoded by the coding sequence ATGCATTTAAAAATTGTGTGTCTGAGTGATGAGGTCAGAGAAATGTACAAGAATCATAAAACACATCATGAAGGTGATAGTGGATTAGATTTGTTTATTGTAAAAGATGAAGTACTGAAGCCAAAGTCCACAACTTTTGTTAAGCTTGGAATTAAGGCAATAGCATTACAATACAAATctaattattattataaatgtgAAAAATcggaaaataaaaaaaaagatgatGACAAATCCAATATTGTAAATACGAgctttttattatttcctCGTAGCAGTATATCCAAAACCCCATTACGTTTAGCTAATTCAATTGGACTAATTGATGCAGGTTATAGAGGAGAAATTATTGCTGCGTTGGATAATACTAGTGACCAAGAGTATcacattaaaaaaaatgataaattaGTACAATTGGTCTCTTTTACAGGAGAACCACTTTCTTTTGAATTAGTTGAGGAACTGGATGAAACTTCCAGAGGAGAAGGTGGTTTTGGATCGACATcgaataataaatattga
- a CDS encoding hypothetical protein (conserved Plasmodium protein, unknown function), protein MRSCYSHKGISPGKHPGNCASYDKIGKEDIQSINNGTYTQCSLCGIIHKDPHKQKLYPLREDQYSREG, encoded by the exons atgaGATCGTGTTATTCTCACAAAGGTATAAGCCCTGGAAAACATCCAGGAAATTGTGCTTCTTATGATAAAATAG GAAAAGAAGATATTCAGTCAATAAATAATGGAACATATACCCAATGTAGTCTCTGCGGTATAATTCATAAGGACCCacataaacaaaaattatatcCACTGAGAGAAGATCAATATAGTAGAGAAGGTTAA
- a CDS encoding methyltransferase, putative, which produces MKKHKKTPCKRKYRQRAHCNPLSDSYIKYPRNYKYVDWSLHFPLYFEKKQIKDEYITNKENSKDEHIITDNMKNNVENDNINNVLYLNTNKYPVNYKMRNIFNESYENNKNVTILDIGCGYGGLLFSLSKIFNDKLILGLEIRDKITNYVGEKILSYRYNYHPYYHNISVIRTNVIKFLPNYIKKNQIEKIFFCFPDPHFKRHNWRRRIITIENLSLYYHLLKNNGYIYFITDVYTLYLWVIFCFSKCPYFKVLTNKDCENDICVKLIHESSEESKKVKKNKQNMYYCVAQKI; this is translated from the coding sequence atgaaaaaacacaaaaaaaCGCCAtgtaaaagaaaatatcGACAAAGAGCTCATTGTAATCCTCTGTCAGAtagttatataaaatatccaaggaattataaatatgttgATTGGAGTTTACATTTTCCATTATATTTTGAGAAAAAGCAAATCAAAgatgaatatataacaaataaagaGAATTCAAAAGatgaacatataataaCAGATAATATGAAGAACAATGttgaaaatgataatataaataatgttttatatttaaatacaaataaatatccagtgaattataaaatgagaaatatatttaatgaatcatatgaaaataacaaaaatgtTACCATTTTAGATATAGGATGTGGATATGGTGGTTTGCTATTTTCTTTaagtaaaatatttaatgataaattaattttagGTTTAGAAATAAGAGATAAAATTACGAATTATGTAGGTGAAAAAATTTTATCTTATCGGTATAATTATCATccatattatcataatatatcGGTGATTCGTAcaaatgtaataaaattcttaccaaattatataaaaaaaaatcaaatagAGAAAATCTTCTTTTGTTTTCCTGATCCTCATTTTAAAAGACATAATTGGAGAAGAAGAATTATTACTATCGAAAATTTgtctttatattatcatcttttaaaaaataatggctatatatattttattacagatgtatatacattatatttatggGTCATATTCTGTTTTTCAAAATGTCCTTATTTTAAAGTACTTACAAATAAAGATTGTGAAAATGATATTTGTGTTAAGTTAATTCACGAAAGTTCAGAAGAATCAAAAAAggtgaaaaaaaataaacaaaatatgtattattgTGTAGCtcaaaaaatttaa
- a CDS encoding hypothetical protein (conserved Plasmodium protein, unknown function), with amino-acid sequence MMERKMKKNKFILFFFFLFTIKNVHVETRKVCNVMQFGTHAITSNKENRKYFNYEVVGIIDPFDKNRVLWTRKKRNKKFNLNIFKNIYDSLFCNINDYVYLKNSDQFIYRIFHINLKNTLKYMLKYKIISGKFNHNDDKNIMSLKENSKLFRFLNNINI; translated from the exons atgatggagagaaaaatgaaaaaaaacaaatttatattattcttctttttcctttttacaattaaaaatgtacaTGTAGAGACAAGAAAGGTTTGTAATGTGATGCAATTTGGTACTCATGCCATAACTTCAAATAAAGAAAAcagaaaatattttaattatgag GTTGTTGGCATAATCGACCCTTTTGATAAAAATCGAGTATTATGGACAAggaagaaaagaaataaaaagtttaatttaaatattttcaaaaatatttatgatagtttattttgtaatataaatgattatGTATACCTAAAAAATAGCGACCAGTTTATATATCGAATATTCCACATAAACTTAAAG AATACCTTGAAGTATATGttaaaatacaaaattatCAGTGGTAAGTTTAACCATAAcgatgataaaaatatcatgTCGTTAAAGGAGAATAGCAAGCTATTCAGGtttttgaataatataaacatatag
- a CDS encoding protein disulfide isomerase, putative, giving the protein MIIKFLIFNLLLCLFRCNTKVNFTYPQNDFLRIDSENIGEAFENNDYWLINFYAPQCVYCKFIWDKLRYIQRSIQNENRTKIYFGEVNCDNKKGYTVCEIYGALRVPQLKMFKGSELISTYSNDITNYNHIKSWIYYITTPLFVGVQNENELKSYETENNMFLTCSESLPVALFDVAKLYKEECYFINITNPDMCTRMNIKANELHVRSAYDHSTYDLDTLDRELLKLFVNKNRFPLVMKIDHRNFFNIRSSGNNLMLLLLDMKKNPKAYILEYKQYAEKYKNHNDILFGYIDGKYYEENLELYGTDSDYYPQIIVFSKNPREYYFEDYFNIDNVDDIIDNVKNKRIYHKLEEFTKFGILMIKFKKHIKYILKKAFKTDFLSFIGFICSVIMMLLTAVLVIHTIYRYYMSYTHNSYIEKEEKIE; this is encoded by the exons atgattatcaaatttcttattttcAATCTTCTCCTCTGTTTATTTCGTTGTAATACAAAAGTTAATTTTACTTATCCTCAAAATGATTTCTTAAGAATTGATTCGGAAAATATTGGGGAAGCTTTTGAGAATAATGATTACTGGCTTATAaattt ttaTGCTCCACAGTGTGTCTATTGCAAATTCATATGGGATAAACTAAGATACATACAAAGATCAATACAAAATGAGAACAGAACGAAAATATATTTCGGAGAA GTAAATTGTGATAACAAGAAAGGATACACAGTTTGTGAAATATATGGAGCCCTGAGAGTACCTcaattaaaaat GTTTAAAGGCAGCGAATTAATATCCACTTATTCAAATGATATAACCaattataatcatataaaaagctggatatattacattacgac ACCATTATTTGTTGGCGTGCAGAATGAAAATGAGTTAAAATCATACGAAACGGAAAACAATATGTTCTTAACTTGCTCCGAAAGTTTACCT gTGGCTTTATTCGATGTGGCTAAGttatataaagaagaaTGTTATTTTATCAATATCACAAATCCG GATATGTGTACTAGGATGAATATAAAAGCGAACGAATTACACGTAAGGAGTGCATACGATCACAGTACCTATGACTTAGACACGTTG GATCGTGAGTTATTGAAATTATTTGTAAATAAGAATAGATTTCCCTTAGTTATGAAAATTGATCATCgcaatttttttaatataagaAGTAGcg gaAACAATTTAATGCTATTACTTTTGGATATGAAAAAGAATCCTAAGGCTTACATTTTGGAGTACAAACAATATGCAGAAAA ATACAAGAATCATAATGATATTCTCTTTGGTTATATAGatggaaaatattatgaagaa AATTTAGAACTGTACGGTACAGATTCAGATTATTATCCACAAATAATAGTATTTAGCAAAAATCCAAGG GAGTATTATTTTGAGGACTATTTCAATATAGATAATGTGGATGATATAATAG ATAACGTAAAGAACAAAAGAATTTATCACAAATTGGAGGAGTTTACAAAATTTGGCAT tcTTATGATTAAATTCAAAAagcatataaaatatattttaaagaaaGCTTTTAAGACAGActttctttcttttattGGATTTATATGCTCAGTTATTATG ATGTTATTAACAGCCGTTTTAGTAATTCATAcaatatatagatattatATGAGTTACACACACAATTCTTATATTGaaaaggaagaaaaaatcGAATag
- a CDS encoding CRAL/TRIO domain-containing protein, putative (part of same gene as PRSY57_1126100B~gap found within coding sequence) produces MNDNPVSSYLSKEVLDYEPTKEEIKFYHKNNLKSLRYIFCGKELDDFEKQKIRELKEFVNKLKLKEKDKEKDKEKEVETYQTIFKNTLFDDDNYVLRFLQGNEFVFERCYNDMLRHLSWRKENLPIPLSDVQIFLDKGYCYIHGRDKQMHPIIIINCKNIISANT; encoded by the exons atgaacGACAATCCTGTTTCAAGTTATTTGTCGAAGGAGGTTTTAGATTATGAACCGACTAAGGAGGAAATTaaattt tatcataaaaataaccTAAAAAGtttaagatatatattttgtgGAAAAGAGCTTGATGACTTTgagaaacaaaaaataagagaattaaaagaatttgttaataaattaaaattaaaggaaaaagataaagagaaagataaagaaaaagaagtTGAAACATACCAAactatttttaaaaataccctttttgatgatgataattatgTTCTAAGATTTCTACAAGg AAATGAATTTGTTTTTGAAAGATGTTATAACGATATGTTAAGACACTTATCGTGGAGAAAAGAAAATCTACCAATACCCCTGAGTGACGttcaaattttttta gACAAGGGATATTGTTATATTCATGGAAGGGATAAACAAATGCACCCaatcataattattaattgcaaaaatattatatcagCTAATACT